A single window of Nicotiana sylvestris chromosome 5, ASM39365v2, whole genome shotgun sequence DNA harbors:
- the LOC138868725 gene encoding uncharacterized protein — translation MKLALQGKSKLGFVDGSCVKGMYKGELTERWKKCNAIVLLWIGSTVSNELIPSIVYASNARKVWADFQERYDRPNLSRIYHLLTAIATLSQGTDSVTIYYSKMKDLWDELDVIAPLASCDCEESRPSIELLINIRLLQFLIGLNESYGNIRSNVLAKRHVITVNEAYAIVT, via the coding sequence ATGAAATTAGCACTCCAGGGAAAGAGCAAGCTGGGATTTGTGGATGGATCATGTGTGAAAGGCATGTATAAAGGTGAGTTGACAGAACGATGGAAGAAATGTAATGCAATTGTTCTTTTATGGATTGGTAGTACTGTCTCTAATGAATTGATTCCTAGCATCGTATATGCATCGAATGCAAGAAaggtttgggctgattttcaggAGAGATATGATAGACCAAATCTATCTAGGATCTATCATCTATTGACTGCTATTGCAACTCTGAGTCAAGGGACTGATTCAGTTACTATCTACTATTCTAAAATGAAAGATTTGTGGGATGAATTGGATGTAATTGCACCTTTAGCATCATGTGACTGTGAAGAATCTAGGCCATCTATAGAGTTATTGATAAACATACGATTACTGCAATTTCTCATTGGGTTGAATGAAAGCTATGGGAATATTAGGAGCAATGTTTTAGCTAAGAGGCATGTAATCACTGTGAATGAGGCTTATGCAATAGTCACATAA